A genomic window from Sulfurimonas sp. includes:
- a CDS encoding diguanylate cyclase domain-containing protein: MKDEISIKDKFSILAVDDQELNQELITNMLGGTYNIKSVLNGKGALKVLEKFDIDLILLDIEMPDMNGFECAKLIKQNPATKDIPIIFLTSHQDKEYIIKGFKLGANDYISKPFNFEELKVRVENQLKTFELLKKLESAYKNLEKFIDSQDNIVILTDGEELLFANKKFFNYLGYDNLEQFKKYHNCICELFIENDRFFHLGKIKEDENWLNVIQTLPHTERIVSMLVNDLNPHAFSVTANHYDENTLIVTFTDISQTVLEHIRLEKKAIHDKLTDAYNREFFELNYNKLIHNFKEQGYQLGLALLDIDHFKDVNDTYGHDVGDEVLIQFVNTINKYSRNDDYLIRWGGEEFIFILKVTSFEALEKALEHLRKVIEIQEFNKVGKKTCSIGGTVYRDNEDISQTIKRADEAVYEAKAKGRNKVVLL, from the coding sequence GTGAAAGATGAAATAAGCATAAAAGATAAGTTTTCGATTCTTGCAGTAGACGATCAGGAGTTAAATCAAGAACTTATAACAAATATGCTTGGTGGTACATACAATATAAAAAGTGTTCTTAATGGTAAAGGAGCTCTAAAAGTTTTAGAAAAATTTGACATAGACTTAATACTTTTAGATATAGAGATGCCTGATATGAATGGCTTTGAATGTGCAAAGCTGATAAAACAAAATCCAGCTACAAAAGATATACCTATCATCTTTCTAACTTCCCACCAAGATAAAGAGTATATTATTAAAGGTTTTAAACTCGGTGCCAATGACTACATTAGCAAACCTTTTAACTTTGAAGAGTTAAAAGTCAGAGTTGAGAACCAATTAAAAACATTTGAATTATTAAAAAAACTAGAGTCTGCATACAAAAACTTGGAAAAGTTTATAGACTCTCAAGATAATATAGTAATACTTACAGATGGTGAAGAATTACTTTTTGCAAACAAAAAATTTTTTAATTATTTAGGTTATGATAATCTAGAACAATTTAAAAAATATCATAACTGTATATGTGAACTTTTTATTGAGAATGACAGGTTTTTTCATCTTGGAAAAATTAAAGAAGACGAGAACTGGCTAAATGTAATACAAACACTTCCTCATACTGAAAGAATTGTTTCCATGTTGGTAAACGACTTAAACCCTCATGCATTTTCAGTTACGGCAAATCACTATGATGAAAACACATTAATTGTCACCTTTACAGATATATCACAAACAGTTTTAGAGCATATAAGACTTGAGAAGAAAGCCATACATGATAAACTAACAGATGCATATAACCGTGAATTTTTTGAACTAAACTACAACAAGTTAATCCATAATTTTAAAGAACAAGGATATCAATTAGGGTTAGCGCTTTTGGACATTGATCATTTTAAAGATGTAAATGACACATATGGACATGATGTTGGCGATGAAGTACTAATCCAGTTTGTGAATACAATAAATAAATATTCAAGAAATGATGATTATTTAATCCGCTGGGGTGGAGAAGAATTTATCTTTATTTTAAAAGTTACTTCCTTTGAAGCTTTAGAAAAAGCATTGGAGCATCTAAGAAAAGTTATAGAGATTCAAGAGTTCAATAAAGTAGGCAAAAAAACTTGTTCTATCGGTGGAACAGTATATAGAGATAATGAAGATATTTCACAGACAATTAAAAGAGCGGATGAGGCAGTATATGAAGCAAAAGCTAAAGGCAGAAACAAAGTTGTTTTATTGTAA
- a CDS encoding outer membrane beta-barrel protein: protein MRKKLSKMLLAGLLIATVSYAETDDKYIYDSNSLVGIEGGMATFDIKDTTAIKKEEDFNMAGFKVGAETRDFRMFLSARKAFMNGDHYDWDKAYMYGAELQYKFNVMDSLNFFIGGNIGRVSFEFKDLTAAVREYTTKYIGGDVGINYHINDMFDLELGARLMTLSDDTHTLGGVTYTFDDITNGYMSLIVKFQMD from the coding sequence ATGAGAAAAAAATTAAGTAAAATGTTACTAGCTGGTTTACTTATCGCAACTGTATCATATGCAGAAACAGATGATAAGTATATATATGATTCTAATTCTTTAGTTGGTATAGAGGGTGGTATGGCTACTTTTGATATTAAGGACACTACTGCTATAAAAAAAGAAGAAGATTTTAATATGGCCGGTTTTAAAGTTGGTGCTGAAACACGTGATTTTAGAATGTTCCTTTCAGCTAGAAAAGCTTTTATGAACGGTGATCACTATGATTGGGATAAAGCTTATATGTATGGTGCAGAGCTTCAGTACAAGTTTAATGTAATGGACAGTTTAAACTTTTTTATTGGTGGAAATATCGGTCGTGTAAGTTTTGAGTTTAAGGACCTAACAGCTGCCGTAAGAGAGTATACTACGAAATATATAGGTGGAGATGTGGGAATTAACTACCATATTAATGATATGTTTGATCTAGAACTTGGTGCTCGTCTTATGACTTTAAGTGATGATACTCATACTCTTGGTGGAGTTACATATACTTTTGATGATATTACAAACGGATATATGAGTTTAATCGTAAAATTCCAAATGGACTAA
- a CDS encoding NAD(P)/FAD-dependent oxidoreductase: MKIRDVIILGAGASGLMCASYLDKNLDVAIVDVNDKVAKKLKISGGGKCNITNKYVDVKNFDGDAVLIKSVLKKFSRDDMLNFLKANQIELELRKNRYYFCKRSADDIINVLKKKSSFAKFYLNTKVIDVKKQDDVFEVITDKGSLKSYALVVATGGESFKNIGASDIGLKIAKNFDLEVKNFTPALAGLTVQKQEFWMKELSGLSCYVNIKVDDRVINEEMLFAHKGISGPAVLSASLYWRKGNIYIDFLPDKNIFDLIKGSKKLISSVIPLPKRLSKALLKALDVKDIECKKIDAISKEKLSLIHNYTFAPAGNFGFTKAEVSRGGVIANELDFQTFEAKKVKKLYFIGEVVDVTGELGGYNFQWAFGSGMICAKNIPRK; this comes from the coding sequence CTAAAAAGTTAAAAATCTCAGGTGGCGGAAAGTGTAATATAACTAATAAGTATGTAGATGTTAAAAACTTTGACGGGGATGCAGTCTTAATTAAAAGTGTTTTAAAAAAGTTCAGCAGAGATGATATGCTGAATTTTTTAAAAGCCAATCAAATAGAACTTGAACTTAGAAAAAATAGATACTATTTTTGTAAAAGATCAGCCGATGATATTATAAATGTTTTAAAGAAAAAATCATCTTTTGCAAAGTTTTACCTAAATACAAAAGTTATCGATGTAAAAAAGCAGGATGATGTTTTTGAAGTTATAACAGATAAAGGCTCTTTAAAATCTTATGCACTTGTTGTCGCTACAGGTGGAGAGAGTTTTAAAAATATAGGTGCAAGCGATATTGGCTTAAAAATAGCAAAAAACTTTGATCTGGAAGTTAAAAATTTTACACCTGCATTAGCTGGACTTACTGTTCAAAAACAAGAGTTTTGGATGAAAGAGTTAAGCGGTCTTTCATGTTATGTAAATATTAAAGTAGATGATAGAGTTATTAATGAGGAGATGCTTTTTGCCCATAAAGGTATAAGCGGACCGGCTGTACTTTCAGCTTCGCTGTATTGGAGAAAAGGGAATATTTATATAGATTTTCTGCCAGATAAAAATATATTTGATCTGATTAAAGGGAGTAAAAAACTTATATCATCAGTTATTCCTCTACCTAAAAGACTCTCAAAAGCACTACTAAAAGCCTTAGATGTTAAAGACATAGAATGTAAAAAAATAGATGCTATAAGCAAAGAGAAACTATCTCTTATACACAATTATACTTTCGCACCAGCAGGAAATTTTGGATTTACTAAAGCTGAGGTTTCTCGTGGTGGAGTTATAGCGAATGAACTAGATTTTCAAACTTTTGAAGCAAAAAAAGTAAAAAAACTTTACTTTATCGGCGAAGTTGTCGATGTTACCGGTGAGCTTGGAGGATATAATTTCCAGTGGGCTTTTGGTAGTGGTATGATTTGTGCTAAAAACATACCAAGAAAATAA